The sequence below is a genomic window from Cedecea neteri.
AAATTCCCGCTGGGGAAGGACGAGAAGCTTCGATTAAAGTTCGACTCACGCCAGTGAGAACGCGCTTGCGCGGTCATCCTTCCCCCGCCACCCTCTTCCAGAACAAATCTCAACGTCAAAACTTGAACAATCTTCCAGATCCCCGCTGGGGAAGGACGAGAAGCTTCGATTAAGGTTCGACTCACGTCAGTGAGAACGCGCTGGCGCGGTCATCCTTCCCCCGCATCAGATCAACCACGTCATCCGTAGCGCTTTCGGCCCCGCCCGGAACTGCGTTATGCTATTTCCGCATTCATTCAGAGGAAATAAGATGCCTGATATAAAAACCTTCAATCGCTGCATGACCCCTTTCTGGCGTCAGCATCAGGCCGAGCTGTACCACTTCCTGTTAGCCAAAACCGCCGATCCGGATAAAGCCTCAGACCTGCTGCAGGAACTGTTTTTAAAGGCCCGGGCTCACGCCGGAACATTCTGCGAGATGGATTATCCCTTAGCCTGGCTCTATCGCGCAGCGAGAAACCTGCTGATTGACGAGCATCGTCTGGGAAAAACGTTCGTTGAAGTCCCTGAGTCACTGATTCACGACGCCTCCCTGGCCGAACCCGTTTCCTCCCTGGCGCAATGCCTGCCGGAAACTCTCCAGTCACTTCCTGCCGGTGAAGCCTGGCTTATTGAGCAATGTGATATTCACCGTCGCCCGCAGCAGGACATTGCCAATGAACTGAACCTGACGCTGAGCGCTCTGAAATCAAGGTTGTTGCGTGCAAGATCGAGCCTGAAGCAAAAACTGATTGAGCTTTGTGACATCGAAGCGGATGAACACTCCCCCGTCTGCTGCCATAAAAAAATGCATTAATTTTTGCATCCTTTTCCTCCCTCGTTCGTTTACCTCAATACCACACTTCGTGGCTTACTTTT
It includes:
- a CDS encoding sigma-70 family RNA polymerase sigma factor: MPDIKTFNRCMTPFWRQHQAELYHFLLAKTADPDKASDLLQELFLKARAHAGTFCEMDYPLAWLYRAARNLLIDEHRLGKTFVEVPESLIHDASLAEPVSSLAQCLPETLQSLPAGEAWLIEQCDIHRRPQQDIANELNLTLSALKSRLLRARSSLKQKLIELCDIEADEHSPVCCHKKMH